One Nitrospinota bacterium genomic region harbors:
- a CDS encoding response regulator, whose translation MGKTALIVDDEMEVRRWVSNLLTTQLGFAKTMDAPSGEAAVDLIKSGENFDLIFSSWEMPRMKGDELLGELRKIPESQNTPFIMMSYKKDKDSLVKAIQAGVNNYLVKPLSAGIFMQKVKKTISDMEKKELDSFKTKRKNPVDIILGDDFSHPASLHSVTKSGCVVRAPLIKGGEVGIYSQVHLAIFMDGIPFKVPSELVALEADRVDSSTRHFIMVTFKFGEHDLKIDGKIDRLINSFSAANQK comes from the coding sequence ATGGGAAAAACTGCCTTAATAGTTGATGATGAGATGGAAGTGAGGCGTTGGGTCTCCAACCTGCTGACCACACAACTTGGCTTTGCAAAAACCATGGACGCTCCAAGCGGCGAAGCCGCGGTAGACCTTATAAAATCTGGCGAAAACTTTGACCTGATCTTCAGTTCGTGGGAGATGCCCAGGATGAAAGGGGATGAGCTCCTTGGCGAACTGAGGAAAATTCCTGAATCCCAGAATACGCCGTTCATCATGATGAGCTATAAAAAGGACAAGGATTCCCTTGTGAAAGCTATTCAGGCGGGAGTCAATAACTACCTTGTAAAACCTCTCTCTGCCGGCATTTTCATGCAAAAGGTGAAAAAAACAATAAGCGACATGGAGAAGAAGGAGCTCGATTCCTTTAAAACAAAACGGAAGAATCCGGTTGATATTATTCTTGGCGATGATTTTTCCCATCCGGCCTCACTGCACAGCGTGACAAAATCAGGGTGTGTCGTTAGAGCGCCGTTGATAAAAGGGGGAGAAGTGGGGATTTACAGCCAGGTACATCTGGCAATATTCATGGATGGGATCCCTTTTAAGGTCCCTTCTGAGCTGGTAGCGCTGGAGGCGGACAGGGTGGATTCATCAACAAGGCATTTTATAATGGTCACATTCAAATTTGGCGAACACGACCTGAAAATAGACGGAAAGATCGACAGGCTGATAAACAGCTTTTCTGCGGCAAATCAAAAATAA
- a CDS encoding MBL fold metallo-hydrolase produces MKIEVITVGPIDVNCVILYCDEHLSAIVIDPGDSAARIIKFMEERKLIPKLVLNTHCHSDHTGGVEAVARHFSIPFLCHEDDAWMLTSKEQQDIADYLGVKKAPKNDATVSDGEIIDLCEDFSIRIIHTPGHTPGGICIYGDGFLISGDTLFLNSIGRSDLTGGNHMQLLASIKEKLFILPDDTIVFPGHGETTTIGEEKEHNPFLRQLEGYA; encoded by the coding sequence ATGAAAATTGAAGTTATTACCGTCGGTCCGATAGACGTGAACTGCGTCATTCTCTATTGCGATGAACATCTGTCGGCAATTGTTATTGATCCTGGGGATAGTGCGGCAAGGATCATCAAATTCATGGAAGAGAGGAAACTGATCCCAAAGCTCGTCCTCAATACCCACTGCCATTCCGACCACACCGGCGGGGTTGAAGCTGTGGCTCGGCACTTCAGCATACCCTTCCTCTGCCACGAGGACGATGCCTGGATGCTGACCAGCAAGGAACAACAGGATATCGCGGACTACCTGGGGGTGAAGAAGGCCCCAAAAAACGACGCCACCGTTTCCGACGGCGAAATAATCGACCTGTGCGAAGATTTCAGCATCAGAATAATACATACCCCCGGTCATACACCTGGAGGGATTTGCATATATGGTGATGGGTTCCTGATTTCAGGAGATACCCTGTTTCTTAACTCCATCGGACGCTCGGACCTTACCGGGGGGAACCACATGCAGCTTCTTGCTTCCATCAAGGAAAAACTTTTCATTTTGCCGGATGACACGATCGTGTTCCCAGGACATGGTGAAACCACCACCATTGGGGAAGAAAAGGAGCATAATCCGTTTCTCCGGCAGCTGGAAGGATACGCTTGA
- a CDS encoding zinc ribbon domain-containing protein, protein MPIFEYKHVDKTTKCRDPFEFITLAEKPLDFCPVCQDRVIRILSPFSHGKNHLSNSNLKDKGFSKFVRDGEGGYRKTT, encoded by the coding sequence ATGCCGATATTTGAATATAAACATGTCGATAAAACTACAAAATGCAGGGATCCATTTGAATTCATTACTCTAGCTGAAAAACCTCTTGATTTCTGCCCCGTATGCCAAGATCGGGTAATTCGAATCCTCTCCCCCTTCTCACATGGGAAAAATCACCTTTCCAACTCCAATCTCAAGGATAAAGGGTTTTCAAAGTTTGTGCGCGACGGCGAAGGCGGATACCGCAAGACAACATAG
- a CDS encoding NYN domain-containing protein, whose protein sequence is MVTYQKEQSTVGKFLINQKIGIFIDAENVEMSGYTIHNGRTDYKKLIEAIGGIRQITRIIYYKPQHKDITDDFKKFWHEQGGEIKQPVKNVDAWLIIDAVTMAEKLDVVVIVGGDKDYLPLIWYIKSRGCKAEVWSYPETCSQIMIDSADYFYGIDQKFIIRDSKAKTNRPDAGKQVKTAHQKSTHQKSRQDKETLRKPDK, encoded by the coding sequence ATGGTAACGTATCAAAAAGAGCAGTCGACAGTAGGGAAATTCCTTATCAACCAGAAAATCGGCATTTTCATAGACGCTGAGAATGTTGAAATGTCCGGTTACACTATCCACAACGGACGTACCGACTATAAAAAGCTTATCGAAGCGATAGGCGGAATACGGCAGATAACCAGGATCATCTATTACAAGCCTCAGCACAAGGATATAACCGATGATTTCAAGAAGTTCTGGCATGAACAGGGAGGCGAGATAAAGCAGCCGGTAAAGAACGTCGACGCATGGCTGATAATCGATGCCGTAACAATGGCGGAAAAACTCGACGTAGTTGTCATCGTCGGTGGGGACAAGGATTATCTTCCCCTTATCTGGTACATCAAATCGAGGGGGTGCAAGGCCGAGGTCTGGAGCTATCCTGAGACCTGCTCACAGATAATGATAGATTCCGCCGATTACTTCTACGGGATCGACCAGAAATTCATCATCCGGGACAGCAAGGCAAAAACAAACAGGCCCGATGCCGGAAAACAGGTAAAAACTGCGCATCAGAAATCCACGCACCAGAAAAGCAGACAGGACAAGGAGACACTCAGAAAACCGGACAAGTAA
- a CDS encoding proprotein convertase P-domain-containing protein — protein sequence MAQRKVSVLFSSLRTLLLFFSLIPLLTACPAPTGEPVLTSLVISGDSAINENSSATYTAMAEYDDGSSKVVNAYWSEDSSDASVDTSGKVTTTEVSADTLFTLRAEFDTKTATKAITIKDVLNTTDTTTDTTTDTTTDTTTDTTTDTTTDTTTDTTTDTGTGTAIPSVTSVTINDGVASTISATVNVSIDATDDVGVTGYFLSESATTPALADFIDATSAATFNVSTTFTLSATFGTKTIYVWVRDAAGNISASASDSIGLNKFYSDTSISIPDYDNVNWNPGVATSTINISGATFVTNVRVGVDISHVDDQDLEINLISPSGRRVTLFNYSPWENQATNPGNNLTSAVFDDFASQEILKSTGPFSGSYRPVGYLASLVGESINGNWQLEVNDWGVDNIGTINGWSLEFETAATATVPVPPAPFISWRFLESQGTPSMYWHQLNNSLETVTTNIYIGTAPGVTPVPTSTPDILKMAPDYSGANWFSHTFAASATTYYYVLTFETAAGESLPSEEFQITTPDSGLGTQTLLTSDYAGTGAITGWLGTGTWGTTSSTVNAGSTSFTDSPAGNYAPNTNYFLTSTTGVDISGYTNPVLSFAHKYDFGIWTNDTGFVEISTDAGVTWNQLAAYNSYDGSVTAWTPEALSLASYAGAPSLRVRFRLFIMDNGVANTFDGWYLDDIAIIDVPPSGVYNSTGAVAISDNSTVTSTITVADTGTVASVKVYVNITHTWSSDMTIVLISPSGTSLILADGLGSIDSFVDTIFDDSATLDINTAGDPYTGSHRAASMLSNLNGETINGTWTLEVTDSVNGDVGTINSWYVEIVPAP from the coding sequence ATGGCGCAAAGAAAGGTTTCCGTTCTCTTCTCTTCACTCAGGACATTACTGCTCTTTTTTTCTCTTATCCCGTTATTAACGGCTTGTCCAGCCCCTACGGGAGAACCTGTACTGACATCATTGGTCATATCGGGTGATTCAGCGATAAATGAAAACAGCAGTGCCACATATACGGCCATGGCGGAGTATGATGACGGCAGTTCCAAGGTTGTCAACGCGTACTGGTCGGAGGACAGCTCAGACGCTTCCGTGGATACCAGCGGAAAGGTAACAACAACAGAGGTGTCGGCTGACACACTTTTCACCTTGAGGGCCGAATTTGATACAAAGACCGCTACCAAGGCGATTACCATTAAGGATGTATTAAATACGACTGACACCACCACTGACACCACGACTGACACCACGACTGACACCACGACTGACACGACCACTGACACGACCACTGACACGACCACTGACACGACCACTGACACAGGTACTGGCACCGCCATTCCTTCTGTGACATCGGTTACAATAAACGATGGGGTCGCTTCGACAATTTCGGCTACCGTTAATGTGTCTATAGATGCTACGGATGACGTTGGTGTTACAGGCTACTTCCTCTCTGAATCAGCCACAACACCGGCGCTTGCCGATTTCATAGACGCTACATCCGCGGCAACTTTTAACGTCTCGACAACATTTACGCTTAGCGCGACATTTGGCACAAAGACGATTTATGTATGGGTAAGAGATGCGGCGGGGAATATTTCAGCTTCTGCTTCCGATTCCATAGGCCTTAATAAATTCTATTCAGATACATCTATTTCCATCCCTGATTATGACAACGTCAACTGGAATCCCGGTGTTGCGACATCGACGATCAATATATCTGGAGCAACGTTTGTTACCAATGTAAGGGTAGGCGTCGATATCTCCCATGTCGATGATCAGGACTTGGAAATAAATTTGATAAGCCCTTCGGGTCGTAGGGTAACTCTTTTCAATTACAGCCCATGGGAAAACCAGGCCACAAACCCTGGCAATAATTTGACCTCGGCTGTTTTCGATGACTTTGCGAGCCAGGAAATCTTAAAGTCAACGGGGCCTTTCAGCGGATCGTATCGACCCGTCGGCTACCTCGCGTCATTAGTTGGTGAAAGCATTAATGGGAACTGGCAGCTGGAGGTAAATGATTGGGGAGTAGATAACATCGGAACCATAAACGGCTGGAGCCTGGAGTTTGAAACCGCCGCCACCGCGACTGTTCCGGTTCCTCCTGCTCCATTTATTTCTTGGAGGTTTTTAGAAAGTCAAGGTACGCCTTCCATGTACTGGCATCAGCTAAATAACAGCCTGGAAACCGTAACGACAAATATATATATCGGCACTGCTCCTGGCGTTACTCCGGTTCCGACAAGTACGCCCGATATTTTAAAAATGGCGCCTGATTATAGCGGGGCCAATTGGTTCAGTCATACCTTCGCCGCCAGCGCTACGACATATTACTATGTGCTGACTTTTGAAACTGCCGCTGGTGAGAGCCTCCCGTCCGAAGAGTTCCAAATTACAACACCGGATTCAGGGTTAGGAACGCAAACACTGTTGACAAGCGATTACGCGGGTACCGGCGCGATCACCGGCTGGCTCGGTACAGGAACCTGGGGTACTACCAGCTCGACGGTAAACGCAGGTTCGACATCGTTTACCGATAGCCCGGCAGGGAACTACGCGCCTAATACTAATTACTTCCTGACATCCACAACAGGCGTTGATATTTCAGGTTATACAAATCCGGTACTCTCCTTTGCCCACAAATATGATTTTGGTATTTGGACAAACGACACTGGATTTGTAGAAATTTCTACTGATGCCGGCGTAACGTGGAACCAGTTGGCAGCCTATAACTCCTATGACGGATCGGTGACAGCATGGACGCCAGAAGCGCTTTCGTTGGCATCTTATGCAGGTGCCCCTTCACTCAGGGTACGATTCAGGTTGTTTATTATGGATAACGGCGTTGCAAACACCTTTGATGGCTGGTATCTGGACGATATCGCGATCATAGACGTTCCTCCTTCTGGCGTCTATAACTCAACTGGGGCAGTGGCAATTTCAGATAATTCAACTGTGACTTCCACAATAACTGTTGCGGATACCGGGACAGTTGCCAGTGTCAAGGTATATGTGAATATAACTCATACATGGTCATCTGATATGACAATTGTTCTTATAAGTCCTAGTGGAACCAGTCTAATACTGGCTGATGGGCTGGGGTCGATTGATTCTTTTGTCGATACGATCTTTGATGATTCCGCAACCTTGGACATCAATACCGCAGGTGATCCGTATACAGGCTCGCATAGAGCGGCTTCAATGCTTTCAAACTTAAACGGAGAAACCATAAATGGAACATGGACTCTTGAAGTGACAGATAGCGTGAACGGTGATGTAGGTACAATAAACAGCTGGTATGTCGAGATTGTTCCTGCTCCTTGA
- the xerD gene encoding site-specific tyrosine recombinase XerD yields the protein MLPILDEWITHLTVERNLSENTVDAYRRDMESFIESLKTSGKDVSGNIDQHDVTAWMTLLRKQNITSRSISRKLSSLRMFFRYGVARNRFENDPTRNMKHPVNTKRLPKFLNLSEIDRLLEQPDETTAEGIRDSAMLELIYSTGIRVSELVGINTSDLNLSAGYIMVSGKGSKERLIPIGERSIEKLEKYLLESRPLYEKGKRPVKALFLSRLGKPMTRQTFWLMLKKYALTAEIRRGVSPHILRHSFATHLLERGADLRSVQSMLGHSTLTTTEIYTHINRERLSKIHSKAHPRG from the coding sequence ATGCTCCCCATTCTGGATGAATGGATCACACACCTTACAGTTGAAAGAAATCTTTCCGAAAATACCGTCGATGCGTACAGGCGGGATATGGAATCTTTTATCGAGTCGCTGAAAACCTCCGGAAAGGATGTTTCCGGCAATATCGATCAGCACGATGTGACAGCGTGGATGACCCTCCTGCGAAAACAGAACATCACATCCCGCTCCATTTCAAGAAAACTCTCCTCTCTCAGGATGTTTTTCAGGTATGGCGTTGCCCGGAACCGGTTTGAGAACGACCCGACCCGGAACATGAAACACCCGGTAAACACGAAAAGACTCCCAAAATTTCTGAACTTGTCTGAGATCGACAGGTTGCTTGAGCAGCCCGACGAAACAACAGCCGAAGGAATAAGGGATTCCGCCATGCTCGAGCTGATCTACTCCACAGGCATCCGGGTTTCGGAACTGGTCGGGATAAATACTTCCGACCTGAACCTGTCGGCAGGCTATATAATGGTTTCCGGCAAAGGTTCTAAAGAGAGGCTTATCCCTATTGGCGAGAGAAGCATTGAAAAACTGGAAAAGTATCTGCTTGAAAGCAGGCCCCTATACGAAAAGGGGAAACGCCCCGTTAAAGCCCTCTTCCTTTCGAGGCTTGGGAAACCGATGACGCGCCAGACGTTCTGGCTTATGTTAAAAAAATATGCGCTTACCGCAGAGATCAGGAGAGGCGTATCGCCTCACATACTGCGCCATTCCTTTGCAACTCATCTGCTGGAAAGAGGCGCCGACCTTAGGTCGGTGCAGTCCATGCTGGGACATTCAACGCTTACGACCACGGAGATCTATACACATATCAACCGGGAAAGGCTTTCAAAAATACATTCGAAAGCCCATCCAAGGGGGTAG
- a CDS encoding STAS domain-containing protein — translation MIIESENIGDITVVQIDGKLDVHSTPVFMEFAEKLMKDGRYKLVIDMKLTEFISSYGLGAFASILRNSQANGGNVALASLNPDIKTPFEVTGLLSKFGVFTGRDDAVKSFSK, via the coding sequence GTGATCATTGAATCTGAAAATATCGGGGATATAACAGTAGTTCAAATCGACGGGAAATTGGATGTGCACTCGACGCCAGTATTCATGGAGTTTGCGGAAAAACTCATGAAAGACGGAAGATACAAATTAGTTATAGACATGAAACTGACTGAATTCATCTCGAGCTACGGACTCGGTGCGTTTGCAAGCATTCTCAGGAATTCTCAGGCCAATGGCGGCAATGTCGCCCTTGCTTCCCTGAATCCCGATATTAAAACCCCTTTCGAGGTTACCGGACTTTTATCGAAGTTTGGTGTTTTTACAGGCAGGGACGACGCCGTAAAAAGTTTTAGCAAATAG
- a CDS encoding HEAT repeat domain-containing protein, producing MNEVEFFISQLESEEFSVRRQAAEMLGEFGESTAVKPLLALLGDDHWQVRNTAATSLVKIKEKESIAPLIDCLRDPGAAVRNTAMTVLQEMGEDVAQPLGEILNSDPTVDVRIYCANTLGNLGKKEALNYLLNSIYDPDENVRYAIVEALGRIGSPEAVDTLLEAVVKEETWSKFPYITALGLIGDERALPSLIEMLDDPILGYPAISAIGMIGELGGLLPIINVISGTDDKNLIKAGITSLAMIRDREREFAKITRHGFYYYKANLELKKLDSSHIIDAIIEMLSGGKTEEVKSALNILWDFRGKFSVEHLLPLLEDPAFENEVRELITVQGPGILANIFAGLKSDKKQVLSNLIRIIGLLGKEDDSERLLPFLDSPDSDIVADTIKSLGMMQASLQFDKIVPMLSSPEESIRKAAVGGMSLLQKFNREKIKALTRSGNENIRWGAYRALGFSSMGDVAPILLNGFSDPSPKARAAAVHSFGYQGNKNRDNISEKDLFTSISKLFNDDDFSVRVQSIWTLSSIVHPTANELLVNLLGEVKPDTLNYVVRAIGKRRLTEASEPLLKLLTSDTNSETKIVAITALGKCGDEKAIPALRNILDDEIPELVAETVSTLALLGGEKESESILPCLERESWIIQSAVLGYITDYTIDSALPRVETFLKLLPRDDSNILLLHKAMKALSVIGGAEHAEMLLEYLGVEKHRFEAYSALNTITDKHGIVFDPSAITNHTIRKFVYSLPAFIEKSESVEFLFKGLQAASPSIRRISALALSSSADSKIIDLLQKGVEGENDPWIKKLTS from the coding sequence ATGAATGAAGTTGAATTCTTTATCAGCCAGTTGGAATCGGAGGAATTCTCCGTTCGCAGACAGGCCGCGGAGATGCTCGGTGAATTCGGCGAGAGTACAGCCGTAAAACCCCTTCTTGCACTTCTGGGGGACGATCATTGGCAGGTGCGAAATACAGCCGCCACTTCATTGGTGAAAATAAAGGAAAAAGAGAGTATCGCCCCTCTTATTGACTGTTTGAGGGATCCGGGAGCAGCCGTAAGAAATACAGCCATGACGGTGCTTCAGGAGATGGGGGAAGATGTTGCCCAGCCGCTTGGAGAAATACTAAATAGCGATCCGACTGTCGATGTCCGCATCTACTGCGCTAATACTCTCGGCAACCTCGGGAAGAAGGAAGCTCTGAATTATCTTCTTAATTCGATTTACGATCCGGATGAAAACGTCCGATACGCCATCGTCGAGGCGCTCGGAAGAATAGGGTCCCCGGAGGCTGTCGACACACTACTTGAAGCGGTTGTAAAGGAAGAAACTTGGTCCAAATTCCCCTATATAACCGCGCTTGGATTGATCGGGGATGAGCGCGCGCTCCCTTCGCTGATTGAAATGCTTGATGATCCAATCCTCGGCTACCCGGCAATTTCCGCCATCGGGATGATAGGAGAGCTTGGCGGTCTCCTCCCGATAATAAACGTCATCTCAGGCACCGATGACAAAAACCTTATAAAGGCTGGAATAACCTCCCTGGCGATGATAAGGGACAGGGAAAGGGAATTCGCGAAGATAACCCGGCATGGATTTTATTATTACAAAGCCAACCTTGAACTGAAAAAACTCGATTCATCGCATATTATAGACGCGATAATCGAGATGCTCTCTGGAGGAAAAACGGAAGAAGTCAAATCCGCCCTGAACATACTTTGGGATTTCAGAGGCAAATTCTCCGTTGAGCATCTTCTCCCGCTACTTGAGGACCCCGCTTTTGAAAATGAAGTTCGCGAACTGATAACAGTGCAGGGCCCGGGCATATTGGCAAATATCTTTGCCGGATTGAAATCCGATAAAAAGCAGGTATTGAGCAATCTTATAAGGATTATCGGCCTCCTCGGAAAGGAAGACGACTCTGAAAGACTCCTTCCTTTCCTTGACTCTCCCGACAGCGATATCGTTGCAGATACGATCAAATCACTCGGGATGATGCAGGCATCTCTGCAGTTTGACAAAATCGTACCGATGCTTTCATCCCCCGAAGAGTCCATAAGGAAAGCGGCCGTAGGCGGGATGTCTCTCCTGCAAAAATTCAACAGGGAAAAAATCAAGGCTCTCACCAGATCCGGCAATGAAAATATCCGATGGGGCGCGTACCGGGCTCTCGGCTTTTCATCAATGGGCGACGTGGCGCCTATTCTCCTCAATGGATTTTCTGATCCCTCCCCAAAGGCCCGCGCCGCGGCCGTACACTCCTTTGGATACCAGGGAAACAAGAACAGAGACAACATTTCCGAAAAGGATCTTTTCACATCCATTTCAAAGCTGTTCAACGATGATGATTTCTCGGTTAGAGTACAGTCGATATGGACCTTAAGCAGTATCGTCCATCCGACAGCAAATGAACTCCTGGTAAATCTGCTTGGCGAGGTAAAACCAGATACCCTTAATTATGTGGTAAGGGCTATAGGGAAGCGCCGCCTGACGGAAGCTTCCGAGCCTCTTTTGAAACTGCTTACCTCAGATACGAATTCCGAAACTAAAATAGTTGCCATCACAGCTCTTGGTAAATGCGGCGACGAAAAGGCAATACCGGCGCTAAGGAACATCCTTGACGATGAAATACCGGAATTAGTTGCAGAAACTGTCTCAACTCTTGCTCTGCTAGGCGGTGAAAAGGAATCGGAATCCATCCTCCCCTGCCTCGAAAGGGAGAGCTGGATAATACAATCTGCCGTTCTCGGATATATAACGGACTACACAATCGACAGCGCCCTACCCCGGGTGGAAACCTTTTTAAAGCTCCTGCCAAGGGACGATTCGAACATTCTTCTTTTGCACAAAGCCATGAAGGCGCTCTCTGTTATCGGAGGGGCCGAACATGCGGAAATGCTCCTTGAGTATCTCGGTGTTGAAAAACACAGGTTTGAGGCGTACTCCGCGTTAAATACTATAACGGACAAACATGGGATCGTATTCGACCCGTCTGCGATTACAAATCACACTATACGGAAATTCGTCTATTCACTCCCAGCTTTTATAGAAAAGAGTGAATCCGTAGAATTCCTTTTCAAGGGACTCCAAGCCGCGTCTCCTTCGATCAGAAGAATATCCGCGCTTGCCCTGTCGTCGTCTGCCGACAGCAAGATAATTGACCTGTTACAAAAAGGGGTTGAAGGTGAAAATGACCCCTGGATCAAGAAACTTACAAGCTAA
- a CDS encoding D-alanine--D-alanine ligase, which translates to MSKKRVGLIFGGSSTEHEISIITFHQVFKNFDTSKFDPIPIYITQDGDWVCDDRLKDVTRYGEIFTGKKSDIAKFNRMYIPPYPARHGDAGFLQKFQDKKLNIDVAFPLIHGVGGEDGSLQGLLELADLPYVGAGIAGSAVGMDKVLQKRILQSAGVPIVKYRYYLKADIEKSHDRIKQEIIGNFKFPVFVKPASSGSSVGISRVNSEEFLSVALDEACRYDRKIIVEEGVEEPREINCAVIGDDTEIITSVCEEVYSKGFLDYEQKYLKGGKKGQGGMSNVARTIPADIPAETEKKIKDIAKNTFRELDCSGCCRVDFLLGRNGELTVTELNSIPGSLSFYLWEASGIPFPKLTEKLVGYAEATFRRKKMLRRTSGFSAVTEYLKKSAH; encoded by the coding sequence ATGTCAAAAAAACGCGTTGGACTGATATTCGGAGGATCTTCTACCGAACACGAAATATCCATAATCACATTCCATCAGGTATTTAAAAATTTCGATACTTCCAAGTTCGATCCTATACCGATCTACATTACACAGGACGGCGATTGGGTATGCGACGACAGGCTGAAGGACGTAACAAGATATGGAGAAATATTCACCGGCAAAAAGAGCGATATCGCAAAATTCAACAGGATGTATATCCCCCCCTACCCTGCAAGGCATGGTGACGCGGGATTTCTTCAAAAGTTCCAGGACAAAAAACTGAATATCGATGTTGCCTTTCCTCTCATCCACGGAGTTGGAGGGGAAGACGGCTCCCTGCAAGGGTTGCTGGAGCTTGCCGACCTCCCATACGTAGGCGCTGGAATAGCGGGCAGTGCCGTGGGAATGGACAAGGTGCTTCAAAAGCGTATCCTTCAATCCGCGGGCGTCCCGATAGTGAAATACCGCTATTACCTAAAGGCCGATATCGAGAAGAGCCATGACAGGATAAAGCAGGAGATCATCGGGAATTTCAAATTCCCCGTGTTCGTAAAGCCTGCGTCATCCGGCTCGTCCGTTGGAATATCACGCGTGAACTCCGAGGAGTTTCTCTCCGTTGCGCTGGATGAAGCGTGCCGATACGACCGCAAGATAATAGTTGAGGAAGGTGTCGAGGAGCCGAGAGAGATAAATTGCGCCGTTATTGGAGACGATACCGAGATAATCACCTCTGTTTGCGAGGAGGTTTACAGCAAGGGATTCCTCGATTACGAACAGAAGTACCTCAAAGGGGGGAAAAAGGGACAGGGAGGGATGTCGAACGTAGCCAGAACGATACCGGCAGATATCCCTGCGGAGACTGAGAAAAAGATAAAAGATATCGCGAAAAACACTTTCAGGGAGCTTGACTGCAGCGGCTGTTGCCGTGTTGATTTCCTCCTTGGGCGTAATGGAGAGCTTACGGTGACCGAGCTGAATTCCATCCCTGGCTCGCTCTCGTTCTATCTTTGGGAAGCCAGCGGTATCCCTTTCCCGAAACTTACTGAAAAACTTGTCGGCTATGCCGAAGCGACTTTCAGAAGAAAAAAAATGCTCCGCCGTACTTCGGGCTTTTCAGCGGTGACGGAGTACCTGAAAAAATCGGCTCACTGA
- a CDS encoding RidA family protein — translation MELKFISAKDAPKAIGPYSQAVKAGNTIYLAGQIPLDPATMELVPGGIKEQTKRVLDNLEAVLKEAGAGFGNVVRSTVYMKDLSMFADMNMVYESMFKDHKPARVTIQVAGLPKEALVEIEAVAVIG, via the coding sequence ATGGAACTCAAGTTTATCAGCGCAAAGGATGCCCCCAAGGCTATTGGACCTTATTCACAGGCGGTCAAGGCCGGAAATACCATTTATCTGGCAGGCCAGATCCCTCTGGACCCCGCCACGATGGAACTCGTACCGGGGGGGATAAAAGAGCAGACAAAGAGGGTTCTGGACAACCTTGAAGCTGTGCTAAAGGAGGCTGGAGCCGGTTTCGGGAACGTCGTCAGGTCTACCGTATATATGAAGGACCTTTCGATGTTTGCCGATATGAACATGGTTTATGAATCAATGTTCAAGGACCACAAGCCTGCAAGAGTTACCATCCAGGTGGCGGGATTGCCGAAAGAGGCGCTTGTCGAGATAGAGGCCGTGGCGGTAATCGGCTGA